A window from Saccharomyces cerevisiae S288C chromosome XIII, complete sequence encodes these proteins:
- the DSS1 gene encoding exoribonuclease II (3'-5' exoribonuclease; component of the mitochondrial degradosome along with the ATP-dependent RNA helicase Suv3p; the degradosome associates with the ribosome and mediates turnover of aberrant or unprocessed RNAs) — protein MVVRRKVHVLLIARSFHSYTPCFRVTTRGKRQRSKSKQQAKVELDHTRELDNDQATETVVDRSVGPEKDIESINKDFLQRTKGLEPDIELKQLPQIKQEFNQRYKDRYVKPSEDWYVNSWRSLTKPKIPLYKLINSDFQLITKLKAPNPMEFQPVQLMESPLNVGDFVLLKMRPNELAMCVSLPSSTMDPRYTFVTIDGTMCFATKNRVLLRIPHKLPAGIHSLIQPESHHKHLPIGTVKNFSNQTNILPIVARQLITSRYPAQISKLAWKDLPITTKKLQLLHRSLQNYMGPWQIPFFTLVGLVQKLDLNKALDDKNGINYLTSLVNNYHTVNDIPINSPTFVSTYWAIMQQQESNLWGEIHLNTALLSPISVTIIPLKSQHLYYAQVIEKLEANSYREVNKFVKLVNERKYRDISALYPSVIQLLKDFAAGNFHNNGIIVALISKIFRKIERYKDCDITRDICQDLINEITPNSIPNPLLLNMDLALPASSKLVKWQQKLYDLTNIEELQWKKSGTDDDRYDFGDLRVFCIDSETAHEIDDGVSVKNYGRDGLYTLYIHIADPTSMFPESTNVDIEGISTDILNVALKRSFTTYLPDTVVPMLPQSICHLSDLGKQGQRTKTISFSVDVKITSKCSGKSIEIMYDSFKIRKGIVSNFPKATYEDVDRILGTPNSEASPVKKDLESLSMISKLLREQRIKNSNAVIFGEGFNKGLVMLNADSEGELTEVTFSDQEETLSTILVSEMMILANTLTGRYFAENKIGGVFRCYKQLPLGEVAQQQYDSMITSTKKGIFPKLKDIVKLSSLLNSSFYTGRPFRHEMIGAKQYLTVTSPLRRFPDLINHLQIHRHLQKKPLCFNQTQIDSLIWPIQSRADILKRASRNSSTYWTLNYLKKLTKLEPERTFDVMVTSVPQNGFTGCVFPDLSFARGTLKLHPSSMHYPMIGDIVKNCKISKIDCLEGMLELEKL, from the coding sequence ATGGTAGTTAGGCGGAAAGTACATGTTCTTCTAATTGCAAGGAGCTTTCATTCCTACACACCTTGCTTCAGAGTAACTACCAGAGGCAAACGACAGCGAAGTAAGAGTAAGCAGCAAGCAAAAGTAGAACTAGATCACACACGAGAGCTAGATAATGATCAAGCTACAGAGACAGTTGTAGACCGTTCGGTTGGACCGGAGAAAGATATAGAATCAATAAACAAAGACTTTCTGCAACGAACAAAAGGATTAGAGCCTGATATTGAATTAAAACAACTGCCTCAAATTAAACAGGAATTTAACCAACGTTATAAAGATAGGTATGTTAAACCTTCCGAAGATTGGTACGTAAACTCCTGGAGGTCTTTAacaaaaccaaaaattCCGCTTTACAAGTTAATAAATTCAGATTTTCAATTAATAACAAAACTGAAAGCTCCAAACCCAATGGAATTTCAACCTGTTCAGCTAATGGAAAGTCCCTTAAATGTTGGTGACTTTgttcttttaaaaatgagACCCAATGAATTGGCGATGTGTGTAAGTCTTCCAAGTAGCACTATGGATCCTCGATACACTTTTGTTACTATTGATGGAACTATGTGCTTTGCGACCAAAAACCGGGTGTTATTGAGGATTCCTCACAAATTACCTGCTGGAATCCATTCACTTATACAGCCTGAGAGCCATCACAAACATTTGCCAATTGGAACCGTTAAGAACTTTTCTAACCAAACGAATATTTTGCCTATTGTAGCAAGGCAGCTAATAACAAGTAGGTATCCAGcccaaatttcaaagttggCCTGGAAAGATTTGCCCATTACtaccaaaaaattacaGTTACTCCACAGATCATTACAAAATTATATGGGTCCATGGCagattcctttttttaccCTAGTCGGATTAGTTCAGAAATTGGATTTAAATAAAGCCTTGGACgataaaaatggaataaaTTACTTAACTAGTTTAGTTAATAACTATCACACTGTAAACGATATACCAATAAATTCACCTACCTTTGTTTCCACGTACTGGGCGATTATGCAACAACAGGAATCGAACCTTTGGGGGGAAATCCATCTGAATACAGCGTTGCTGTCGCCTATATCAGTAACGATTATTCCCTTAAAATCACAACATTTATATTATGCGCAGGTGATAGAGAAGCTAGAAGCCAACAGTTATAGAGAGGTCAATAAGTTTGTAAAATTGGTGAATGAAAGGAAATATCGCGATATATCAGCTTTATATCCTTCTGTGATCCaattattgaaagattttgCTGCTGGGAATTTTCACAATAACGGAATTATAGTAGCTTTGATctcaaaaatattcagAAAGATAGAACGCTATAAGGATTGTGACATCACAAGAGATATATGTCAAGATTTAATCAATGAGATAACACCCAACTCAATACCCAATCCATTGTTACTTAACATGGATTTAGCATTACCTGCTTCCTCGAAGTTAGTGAAATGGCAACAAAAACTCTACGACTTAACTAATATAGAAGAATTGCAATGGAAAAAATCCGGCACTGATGACGATAGGTACGATTTTGGCGATCTTAGGGTTTTTTGTATAGACTCTGAAACTGCGCATGAGATTGATGACGGCGTGTCGGTGAAAAACTATGGTAGAGATGGACTGTACACtttatatattcatattGCGGATCCAACTTCTATGTTTCCGGAAAGCACTAATGTTGATATTGAGGGTATAAGTACAGATATCCTAAATGTTGCCTTGAAAAGATCATTTACCACATATTTACCAGATACGGTTGTTCCTATGTTACCTCAATCTATTTGTCACTTATCAGATTTGGGGAAACAAGGACAAAGGACGAAAACTATATCCTTCTCTGTTGATGTTAAAATCACTTCTAAATGCAGTGGAAAATCAATTGAAATTATGTATGACAGTTTTAAAATCCGGAAAGGCATTGTGTCCAACTTCCCAAAGGCCACTTATGAAGATGTTGACAGGATACTCGGTACACCCAATAGCGAAGCATCACCTGTCAAAAAGGATTTGGAAAGTTTGTCCATGATTTCCAAATTATTGAGAGAACAACGTATAAAAAACAGTAATGCTGTTATTTTCGGGGAGGGCTTTAATAAGGGCCTAGTGATGCTAAACGCCGATTCAGAAGGAGAACTGACTGAGGTAACATTTTCGGATCAAGAGGAGACGCTGTCTACCATTTTGGTTTCAGAAATGATGATCTTGGCGAATACTTTAACGGGTAGATATTTTGCGGAGAACAAAATCGGTGGTGTGTTCAGATGTTATAAACAGTTACCACTGGGCGAAGTAGCACAACAACAGTATGATTCTATGATAACAAGtacaaaaaaaggaatttttcCCAAGCTAAAAGATATCGTTAAGCTTTCTTCATTGTTGAACTCGAGTTTTTATACAGGTCGACCTTTTAGACATGAAATGATTGGAGCTAAACAATATTTGACAGTAACATCCCCTCTTCGTCGTTTTCCAGACTTGATAAATCATCTACAAATTCACCGTCATTTGCAGAAAAAGCCTCTATGTTTTAATCAAACACAAATCGACAGTTTGATCTGGCCAATTCAATCTCGAGCggatattttaaaaaggGCTAGCCGTAATTCGTCGACGTACTGGACACTgaattatttaaaaaagcTAACCAAACTAGAGCCAGAAAGGACTTTCGATGTAATGGTAACATCAGTACCGCAGAACGGATTTACTGGATGTGTTTTTCCAGACTTATCGTTCGCTAGAGGAACATTAAAATTGCATCCAAGTTCTATGCATTATCCGATGATTGGAGATATCGTGAAGAAttgtaaaatttcaaaaattgacTGTTTAGAAGGAATGTTAGAGTTGGAAAAGCTATAA
- the HSH155 gene encoding U2 snRNP complex subunit HSH155 (U2-snRNP associated splicing factor; forms extensive associations with the branch site-3' splice site-3' exon region upon prespliceosome formation; similarity to the mammalian U2 snRNP-associated splicing factor SAP155), whose protein sequence is MSHPIQFVNANNSDKSHQLGGQYSIPQDLRENLQKEAARIGENEKDVLQEKMETRTVQNREDSYHKRRFDMKFEPDSDTQTVTSSENTQDAVVPRKRKSRWDVKGYEPPDESSTAVKENSDSALVNVEGIHDLMFFKPSDHKYFADVISKKPIDELNKDEKKERTLSMLLLKIKNGNTASRRTSMRILTDKAVTFGPEMIFNRLLPILLDRSLEDQERHLMIKTIDRVLYQLGDLTKPYVHKILVVAAPLLIDEDPMVRSTGQEIITNLSTVAGLKTILTVMRPDIENEDEYVRNVTSRAAAVVAKALGVNQLLPFINAACHSRKSWKARHTGIKIVQQIGILLGIGVLNHLTGLMSCIKDCLMDDHVPVRIVTAHTLSTLAENSYPYGIEVFNVVLEPLWKGIRSHRGKVLSSFLKAVGSMIPLMDPEYAGYYTTEAMRIIRREFDSPDDEMKKTILLVLQKCSAVESITPKFLREEIAPEFFQKFWVRRVALDRPLNKVVTYTTVTLAKKLGCSYTIDKLLTPLRDEAEPFRTMAVHAVTRTVNLLGTADLDERLETRLIDALLIAFQEQTNSDSIIFKGFGAVTVSLDIRMKPFLAPIVSTILNHLKHKTPLVRQHAADLCAILIPVIKNCHEFEMLNKLNIILYESLGEVYPEVLGSIINAMYCITSVMDLDKLQPPINQILPTLTPILRNKHRKVEVNTIKFVGLIGKLAPTYAPPKEWMRICFELLELLKSTNKEIRRSANATFGFIAEAIGPHDVLVALLNNLKVQERQLRVCTAVAIGIVAKVCGPYNVLPVIMNEYTTPETNVQNGVLKAMSFMFEYIGNMSKDYIYFITPLLEDALTDRDLVHRQTASNVITHLALNCSGTGHEDAFIHLMNLLIPNIFETSPHAIMRILEGLEALSQALGPGLFMNYIWAGLFHPAKNVRKAFWRVYNNMYVMYQDAMVPFYPVTPDNNEEYIEELDLVL, encoded by the coding sequence ATGAGTCATCCGATTCAATTTGTAAACGCTAATAATAGCGATAAGAGCCACCAATTAGGCGGTCAATATTCTATTCCTCAGGATTTGAGGGAAAACCTGCAGAAAGAAGCTGCACGTATTGGTGAGAACGAAAAAGATGTGCTACaggaaaaaatggaaactAGGACAGTGCAAAATCGAGAGGATTCATACCACAAAAGAAGGTTTGATATGAAGTTTGAGCCGGATTCCGATACACAAACTGTTACGTCTTCAGAAAATACCCAAGACGCTGTCGTGccaaggaaaagaaaatctcGTTGGGATGTAAAAGGGTACGAGCCACCTGATGAATCTTCAACAGCGGTCAAAGAAAACTCTGATAGTGCTTTGGTTAATGTAGAAGGAATCCATGATTTGATGTTTTTTAAACCTTCTGACCATAAATATTTCGCCGACGTTATATCCAAAAAACCCATAGATGAGTTAAATAAggatgaaaagaaagaaagaaccCTGTCGATGTTACttctgaaaataaaaaatggcaatACAGCGAGTAGGAGGACTTCTATGCGGATTTTAACCGATAAAGCTGTTACATTTGGTCCAGAAATGATATTTAACCGCTTATTGCCCATATTACTAGACAGAAGTTTGGAAGACCAGGAAAGACATCTAATGATCAAGACCATAGATCGCGTCCTTTACCAGCTAGGAGATTTAACAAAACCTTACGTTCACAAAATACTTGTAGTAGCTGCCCCATTGCTAATAGATGAAGATCCAATGGTTCGTTCAACAGGCCAGGAGATAATCACCAATCTGTCTACAGTCGCTGGCCTAAAAACCATTCTAACAGTAATGAGACCTGATATTGAGAATGAGGATGAGTATGTTAGAAATGTAACTTCAAGAGCGGCGGCTGTGGTGGCAAAAGCCCTTGGTGTTAATCAATTGCTTCCTTTCATCAATGCAGCATGCCACTCACGGAAGTCTTGGAAAGCAAGGCATACTGGCATAAAAATTGTGCAGCAAATAGGTATACTTTTGGGAATAGGTGTCTTGAATCATCTTACTGGGCTGATGAGTTGTATCAAAGACTGCCTAATGGATGATCACGTTCCGGTGCGAATTGTTACAGCACATACTTTATCAACACTAGCAGAAAATTCTTATCCATATGGTATCGAAGTTTTCAACGTTGTACTGGAGCCATTATGGAAGGGTATAAGAAGTCATCGTGGTAAAGTGctatcttcttttttaaaagCTGTTGGATCTATGATCCCATTGATGGACCCAGAGTATGCCGGTTATTATACCACAGAAGCAATGAGAATAATTAGACGTGAATTCGACTCTCCCGAtgatgaaatgaaaaagaccATTCTTTTAGTATTACAAAAATGTAGCGCTGTAGAATCCATAACGCCAAAATTTCTGAGAGAAGAAATCGCGCCagaattctttcaaaaattttgggtCAGACGAGTGGCATTGGATAGACCATTAAACAAAGTTGTTACATATACTACTGTTACATTAGCAAAGAAATTAGGTTGTTCTTATACCattgataaattattaACACCATTGAGAGATGAAGCTGAGCCGTTCAGAACAATGGCTGTCCATGCTGTTACTAGAACAGTAAACTTATTAGGGACAGCAGATTTAGATGAGAGATTAGAAACGAGGCTTATTGATGCGCTCTTGATAGCATTTCAAGAACAAACAAATAGTGATTCTATAATCTTTAAAGGGTTTGGGGCAGTGACGGTGTCACTTGACATCCGTATGAAACCGTTTTTAGCACCCATTGTGAGTACGATTTTAAATCATTTAAAGCATAAAACTCCCTTGGTTCGTCAACATGCAGCAGATCTATGTGCCATACTAATACCAGTCATCAAGAACTGTCACGAATTCGAAATGTTGAATAAATTGAACATTATATTGTATGAATCCTTAGGCGAAGTATATCCAGAGGTATTAGGTTCTATAATCAACGCTATGTACTGTATTACTAGCGTAATGGATTTGGATAAACTACAACCTCCTATTAATCAAATTTTACCAACCTTAACTCCAATTTTAAGAAACAAGCATAGAAAAGTCGAAGTAAACACTATCAAATTTGTTGGACTTATTGGTAAATTAGCACCTACCTATGCACCTCCTAAAGAATGGATGAGAATATGTTTTGAACTATTagaacttttgaaaagtacaaataaagaaataagaAGATCAGCAAATGCCACGTTTGGATTCATTGCTGAAGCAATTGGACCTCACGATGTTCTTGTTGCGTTATTGAACAATTTAAAGGTTCAAGAACGTCAGTTACGTGTATGCACGGCTGTTGCTATCGGTATCGTTGCTAAAGTGTGTGGTCCTTACAACGTGCTGCCAGTAATCATGAATGAATACACAACACCAGAGACTAATGTTCAAAACGGTGTTCTCAAGGCCATGTCATTCATGTTTGAGTACATTGGTAACATGTCTAAGGATTACATATACTTCATAACACCATTATTAGAAGATGCACTCACCGATAGGGATTTAGTTCATCGTCAGACAGCGTCGAACGTAATAACCCACTTAGCTTTAAACTGTTCAGGTACAGGTCACGAAGATGCCTTCATTCATTTAATGAATCTTCTAATAcccaatatttttgaaacttcACCACATGCTATTATGCGTATTTTAGAAGGTTTGGAGGCACTGAGTCAAGCTCTTGGCCCTGGACTATTCATGAACTACATATGGGCAGGATTGTTCCATCCAGCGAAGAATGTAAGGAAAGCATTTTGGAGGGTGTATAATAACATGTACGTAATGTACCAGGACGCCATGGTACCTTTTTACCCCGTTACACCAGACAACaatgaagaatatatagAAGAACTGGATTTAGTTCTgtga
- the ABZ2 gene encoding aminodeoxychorismate lyase ABZ2 (Aminodeoxychorismate lyase (4-amino-4-deoxychorismate lyase); catalyzes the third step in para-aminobenzoic acid biosynthesis; involved in folic acid biosynthesis) has translation MSLMDNWKTDMESYDEGGLVANPNFEVLATFRYDPGFARQSASKKEIFETPDPRLGLRDEDIRQQIINEDYSSYLRVREVNSGGDLLENIQHPDAWKHDCKTIVCQRVEDMLQVIYERFFLLDEQYQRIRIALSYFKIDFSTSLNDLLKLLVENLINCKEGNSEYHEKIQKMINERQCYKMRVLVSKTGDIRIEAIPMPMEPILKLTTDYDSVSTYFIKTMLNGFLIDSTINWDVVVSSEPLNASAFTSFKTTSRDHYARARVRMQTAINNLRGSEPTSSVSQCEILFSNKSGLLMEGSITNVAVIQKDPNGSKKYVTPRLATGCLCGTMRHYLLRLGLIEEGDIDIGSLTVGNEVLLFNGVMGCIKGTVKTKY, from the coding sequence ATGTCACTAATGGACAATTGGAAGACTGATATGGAAAGTTACGATGAAGGAGGCCTAGTTGCTAATCCGAACTTCGAGGTTCTGGCCACTTTCAGGTACGACCCTGGTTTTGCACGCCAGTCAGCGTCAAAGAAAGAGATCTTTGAAACTCCAGACCCTCGATTAGGTTTGAGAGACGAAGATATTAGGCAGCAGATAATTAATGAGGATTACTCAAGTTATTTACGAGTAAGGGAGGTTAATTCCGGCGGTGACCTTCTCGAAAATATTCAGCATCCTGATGCTTGGAAGCATGATTGCAAGACCATTGTGTGCCAGCGTGTAGAAGATATGCTACAAGTCATTTATGaacgattttttttattagaTGAACAATACCAAAGAATAAGAATAGCATTATCATACTTTAAAATTGACTTCAGCACGTCTCTGAATGATTTATTGAAGTTATTGGTTGAAAACTTGATTAATTGTAAAGAAGGAAATTCAGAGTATCacgaaaaaattcaaaaaatgatcAACGAAAGGCAATGCTATAAAATGCGGGTACTTGTCTCTAAGACAGGAGATATACGAATTGAGGCAATTCCAATGCCTATGGAGCCTATCCTAAAATTAACAACCGATTATGACAGTGTTTCCACATACTTCATCAAAACGATGCTCAATGGATTTTTAATTGATAGCACAATAAATTGGGATGTTGTTGTTTCATCTGAACCATTGAACGCATCAGCTTTCACCAGTTTTAAAACCACTTCAAGAGATCATTACGCTAGGGCGAGAGTTCGCATGCAAACTGCTATAAATAACTTAAGAGGTTCAGAACCTACTTCTTCTGTCTCGCAATGcgaaattttattttccaacaaATCTGGCCTGCTGATGGAAGGTTCAATAACAAACGTGGCTGTAATTCAAAAAGATCCTAACGGTTCTAAAAAGTATGTGACACCAAGATTAGCAACTGGATGTTTGTGCGGAACAATGCGTCATTATTTATTGCGGCTCGGCCTTATTGAAGAGGGAGAT